The Litoribacterium kuwaitense genome contains a region encoding:
- a CDS encoding helix-turn-helix domain-containing protein, with amino-acid sequence MLVNKAYKFRIYPNKEQEIFITKTIGCSRYVYNHFLARWNDTYKETGKGLTYNS; translated from the coding sequence ATGTTGGTCAACAAAGCATACAAATTCCGTATCTACCCAAACAAAGAACAAGAAATCTTCATCACAAAGACGATTGGTTGTTCTCGTTACGTATATAATCACTTTTTAGCACGTTGGAACGATACATACAAGGAAACAGGCAAAGGACTCACTTACAATTCAT